Genomic window (Hydrogenimonas cancrithermarum):
AAGAAAGAGCTCTACAAGGACTCTCCTTTCGTCATTTCGGCGGAGTTCATCGATCCTGTTTTCTATGGACATGAGATCCAGTTGCTACCGGTCGATCAAAGCCATTTTCGCCTCTATACGAAACCGACATTGAAAGAGAAGATTTATTATAAGATTTACAAATATTTCAATCTGCCTGTCCAACCGCTTATCGACTATGATCAGATTCATGAGTATGGAAAAAAAATAAGCACACCGTGGTTCGTCATCAATATCCAGAAAGTGTACGACCTCAAAGACCAGGTCTACTCCTTCAGTATCGTTCCCAACAAGAACATGTACGGATTCATCCAGGGCGGAATCGACGCGGCGCCGATATCGAACTTCGGCAGCATCGTGGAGGTCTCTTTCCAGGATACGGTGCCCATGCGTGCTAAAGATATCGTCGAAGCGATCGTCAACGCCTACAATGAAGAGAAGATCCGGCTCAAAACAGAGAGCGCCAACCGGACGCTCAACTTCATCGACAGCCAGCTCAAAGCGATCCACCAGACGTTGAAGAAGTCCGCGAGCAAACTTCAGAGTTTCAAGGCGACGCATGTCGTCATGGATATCGGAGCGAAGGCGGGGACGACGACGGCGAAACTGAGCGAACTTGAAGCGAAAGTGTACGAGATCAATACACAGATCAATATATTGGACAACCTTCTGAACTACATCAAGTCCAACAAGGATATCAAAGGGCTCGACGTCAGTTCCGCCCAGCTGGTCGGCCCCGTTATCAGCAACCTTATCGTGAAACTTCAGGAGGCGGCCTCCCTTCGCTCGACGCTTCTGGTCGATTTTACGGAGCTTCATCCGGATGTCATCAAGGTGACCGAACAGATCAACCGCCTGAAGTCGATGCTGATCGAATCGATCAAGAGTACGTTGAACGGCCTGAAGATCAGAAAGTCTTCGTTGATAAAGCTGATCAACGAGAGCAAAGCGGCGTTGAGGGCCCTTCCGAAAGAGGAGCAGCAGCTCGCGCAGCTGACGCGTGATTTCATGGTCAACGAAAAGATCTATTCGTTCCTGCTTCAAAAAAGGGCCGAAACGGCCATCGTGGAAGCATCCAAAGTTTCGGAGATCCAGATACTCGATCCCGCGCTCGTCCCTGGCAGCCCAATCAAACCGAAAAGAAGCCAGATCGTATTGATCGGCCTGTTGATCGGATTGGTTCTGGGGCTGCTTCAAGCCTTTGTGCGCAAACTTCTCGACAATTCGATCAAATCTGTGGAGGATATCGAAAAGCTCACATCCTTGCCGGTTTACGGTGTCGTGCCGGATATCAAGTCGAAGAAGATGAAGTCCGCTTACCTCGAATCGTTACGCGTCATTCGGACAAACCTGGAGTTTTTGGGCATCGGGAACAAGTCCAAAGTGGTGACGGTCACCTCTTCCATTCCACAGGAGGGAAAGACGACGACCACCGTGGAGCTTTCGAAGATCATCGCAAAAAGCGGAAAGAGAGTGATCGTTCTCGATCTCGATATGCGGCGATCCAAGCTGCACGAACTTCTCAAAATGCCGAACAAAGAGGGGATGAGTACTCTCCTCGCCGGCAAAGTTGGGCTGAAAGAGGCGATACAGCATTCGAGGGAGGAGAATCTGGACGTCATCACGAGCGGCCCCATGCCGCCGAACCCTTCGGAGCTGCTGATGTCCGATGCGTTCAAACGGGTCATCGCGACCCTCAGGAACGAATACGACTACGTCATGCTCGATTCGCCGCCGATCGGCCTGGTCGCCGACGCCATGATCGTCATGCGAATGTCCGATATCAATCTGATCGTGCTGAGGGCGAACTACTCCAAAAAAGATTTCCTCAAGAACATCAACCGTTTCGTCGAAGAGCATGAACTGAAAGCGGGCATCGTTCTCAACGGTGTCAAAACGGAGGCGAGATCCGGCGCCTATGGATTCGGTTACGGATACAACTACGGATACAGTAACAATTACTACTCATAAAATACTATAGGAACTTTATCGGTTCCTATAGCAGGGTATTGTTCAAAATATTGTTTTTTTCAAAAACTCTCTGGAGCCTGTCGGAGTGAAGCATCTTCGCCAGTGTTTCGGTCTGGCTCAGTTTATGCACATCGCTTCCCAGAAAATCGACCATTCCTTCATCGGCCAGTTTGTGGGCCACCTTTTGAACATTTTTCGAATATTGGCCGGCCAACGAGTTGATGTTGAGCTGGAAAAGAACGCCGTGCTCCTTGAGCGCTTCATACTCTTCAAAATCGTCATGCATAAAGAGATATCTTTCCGGATGGGCCAATACGGGCCGATACCCCGATGTCTCCAGTTCGAAAATGATATCCCATAAATTGTTCGGAGCGCGCGTATAGGACATCTCGAAAAGTACACAGTTACCGTTGAACGTCAATATCTCTTTTCTCTTGATCAATGCACTGAAATGTTCGTCCAGATAATACTCCGACGCGGCTTCCAGTTCGATGTCGATTTCATGGTCGGCAAGTGCATCTTTTAAATACTCGAGTTTTTCAAGAATGATCTCCCTGCTGTTTTTGTAGCGGTGCCACATGGTATGTGGAGTCGTGATCAGTTTTTTGTATCCCATCGCTTTGAACGCTTTGATCAGTTTGATCGATTCATACATCGTTTTGGATCCATCATCGATACCGGGAATCAGATGGGAGTGTATGTCGACATAGAGAGTCTCTCTCTTTTTTTGAGGTTTGTGCAACAGTTTTTTGAAAAAATTGGTCATGCTGATCGGCTCTTTGTCTCCGTGGATTTATGAATTTCTGTGTGTAAGTACCGAATAGATCGGCAAAAAATCGTGTTTGTAAACTGAAATCGTGCGCTATGTTACCATATTTTCATCGCCTGCATTCCTGCCGGCAGCACGCCCGACTATCTTGGCGGCCGCCGCCTCGACCGAAAAAGTATCATGTAGCAGTCTCAATGCATTTTTCCCCATTCTCTCTCTTCTCTCTTCGTCGAGAAGCTTGACCGCATTCTCGAAAAAGCGTTCGTCTTCCCCGTTGATCGTGACATATCCGGCACCGGCACTCTCTATGATCTCCTTCAGGTCGTTGCCGGCGTTGATGCTTCCGAGTATTGGCATACTCTGGACCATATAGCCGAGCAGCTTGCCGGGAAAGTTGTGTGTCGTATGGTTTTTATGGAGGGTGAAAAGCCCAATGTCACACTCTGCAAGCAACCGTTTGAACTCCTCCTGCGATACCGGCGGCAGGAGTGTCATATTGGTGAGGTTTTGCTCGACGATGGCGTTTTGGACCTTCTCGACTTCATCACCCGCTCCGACCAGAAGAAAGTGGGCCTCTGTATACTTCTGCATCTTTTTTGCAAGCCTGACGATGTTCATCATGTCCTGCGCATGGCCGATATTCCCTCCGTAAAAGTAGATCACTCTCTTTTCGAGGCCCAACCGTTTTCTGTAAAGGCCCGTGGCGTCGACAGGCGAATTCTCCGCCCAGTTGTACAAAATTTCCGTCGCAGCTTTCGCTTTCATTTCTTTTCGAAACCATTCGAGGTTCTTTTTCGACATCAGGCCGATCGTGTCCGCGGCGGCGTAGTTTCTCTTCTC
Coding sequences:
- a CDS encoding GumC family protein, yielding MEIAKKSSVAPVEPEEIDIKELFRTVGRYKWSILFITLIFLVGASVYAYFAPNVYKATTTMKISTEMAKNAGGDFMSAALGGGNVNLDDEFALMKSRFLAQKALDDLDIGTRYFTIEHYKKKELYKDSPFVISAEFIDPVFYGHEIQLLPVDQSHFRLYTKPTLKEKIYYKIYKYFNLPVQPLIDYDQIHEYGKKISTPWFVINIQKVYDLKDQVYSFSIVPNKNMYGFIQGGIDAAPISNFGSIVEVSFQDTVPMRAKDIVEAIVNAYNEEKIRLKTESANRTLNFIDSQLKAIHQTLKKSASKLQSFKATHVVMDIGAKAGTTTAKLSELEAKVYEINTQINILDNLLNYIKSNKDIKGLDVSSAQLVGPVISNLIVKLQEAASLRSTLLVDFTELHPDVIKVTEQINRLKSMLIESIKSTLNGLKIRKSSLIKLINESKAALRALPKEEQQLAQLTRDFMVNEKIYSFLLQKRAETAIVEASKVSEIQILDPALVPGSPIKPKRSQIVLIGLLIGLVLGLLQAFVRKLLDNSIKSVEDIEKLTSLPVYGVVPDIKSKKMKSAYLESLRVIRTNLEFLGIGNKSKVVTVTSSIPQEGKTTTTVELSKIIAKSGKRVIVLDLDMRRSKLHELLKMPNKEGMSTLLAGKVGLKEAIQHSREENLDVITSGPMPPNPSELLMSDAFKRVIATLRNEYDYVMLDSPPIGLVADAMIVMRMSDINLIVLRANYSKKDFLKNINRFVEEHELKAGIVLNGVKTEARSGAYGFGYGYNYGYSNNYYS
- a CDS encoding glycosyltransferase family 4 protein; protein product: MKICLIIDDYLPDSIKIGAKMMHELACRLKKEGHEVTVVTPAPGSKRKKSVDTLDGITIYRFKSGRIKNVNKVERAINETLLSRRAWQAFKEEFTREPHDLIVYYSPTIFWSPLVERLKKLWHAPSYLILRDIFPQWAVDQGLIREGSLVEKYFRHFEKRNYAAADTIGLMSKKNLEWFRKEMKAKAATEILYNWAENSPVDATGLYRKRLGLEKRVIYFYGGNIGHAQDMMNIVRLAKKMQKYTEAHFLLVGAGDEVEKVQNAIVEQNLTNMTLLPPVSQEEFKRLLAECDIGLFTLHKNHTTHNFPGKLLGYMVQSMPILGSINAGNDLKEIIESAGAGYVTINGEDERFFENAVKLLDEERRERMGKNALRLLHDTFSVEAAAAKIVGRAAGRNAGDENMVT
- a CDS encoding tyrosine-protein phosphatase is translated as MTNFFKKLLHKPQKKRETLYVDIHSHLIPGIDDGSKTMYESIKLIKAFKAMGYKKLITTPHTMWHRYKNSREIILEKLEYLKDALADHEIDIELEAASEYYLDEHFSALIKRKEILTFNGNCVLFEMSYTRAPNNLWDIIFELETSGYRPVLAHPERYLFMHDDFEEYEALKEHGVLFQLNINSLAGQYSKNVQKVAHKLADEGMVDFLGSDVHKLSQTETLAKMLHSDRLQRVFEKNNILNNTLL